One genomic segment of Macaca fascicularis isolate 582-1 chromosome 19, T2T-MFA8v1.1 includes these proteins:
- the ADAMTSL5 gene encoding ADAMTS-like protein 5 isoform X3 — MGKLRPGRVEWLASGHTERPRLFQNLLLLLWALLNCGLGVSAQGPGEWTPWVSWTRCSSSCGRGISVRSRRCLRLPGEDPCWGDSHEYRLCQLPDCPPGAVPFRDLQCALYNGRPVLGTQKTYQWVPFHGAPNQCDLNCLAEGHAFYHSFGRVLDGTACSPGAQGVCVAGRCLSPGCDGLLGSGALEDRCGRCGGANDSCLFVQRVFRDAGAFAGYWNVTLIPEGARHIRVAHRSRNHLALMGGDGRYVLNGDWAVSPPGTYEAAGTHVVYTRDTGPQETLQAAGPTSHNLLLQVLLQEPNPGIEFEFWLPQERYSPFQARVQALGWPLRQPQPREVEPQPPAAPAVIPARTPTLAPGPSAGPPPPGPGDPLRGTHTAGLQEPLATAGPRVRVGARPLPLPDAGTPPGLPAGCPAPREPQRHTGPAAAAPCRLRPALEPRGGQPRTPDCPTLSYLSPRRSPGHTQQERYI, encoded by the exons atgggaaaactgaggcctgggaGAGTGGAGTGGCTGGCCTCAGGCCACACGGAAAG GCCCCGCCTCTTCCAGAACCTCCTGCTCCTCCTGTGGGCCCTGCTGAACTGCGGTTTGGGGGTCAGTGCTCAG GGTCCGGGTGAGTGGACCCCATGGGTGTCCTGGACCCGCTGCTCCAGCTCCTGCGGGCGTGGCATCTCCGTGCGCAGCCGGCGCTGCCTCCG GCTTCCTGGGGAAGACCCGTGCTGGGGAGACTCCCATGAGTACCGCCTCTGCCAGTTGCCA GACTGCCCCCCAGGAGCTGTGCCCTTCCGAGACCTACAGTGTGCCCTGTACAATGGCCGCCCTGTCCTGGGCACCCAGAAGACCTACCAGTGGGTGCCCTTCCATGGGG CGCCCAACCAGTGTGACCTCAACTGCCTGGCTGAGGGGCACGCCTTCTACCACAGCTTCGGCCGCGTCCTGGATGGCACCGCCTGCAGCCCGGGTGCCCAGGGGGTCTGCGTGGCTGGACGCTGCCTT AGCCCCGGCTGTGATGGGTTGCTGGGCTCGGGTGCCCTGGAGGACCGCTGCGGCCGCTGTGGAGGCGCCAACGACTCGTGCCTTTTCGTGCAGCGCGTGTTTCGTGACGCCG GTGCCTTCGCTGGGTACTGGAACGTGACCCTGATCCCCGAGGGCGCCAGACACATCCGCGTGGCGCACCGGAGTCGCAACCACCTGG CGCTGATGGGGGGCGATGGGCGCTACGTGCTTAACGGGGACTGGGCAGTCAGCCCGCCAGGGACCTATGAGGCAGCTGGCACCCATGTGGTCTACACCCGCGACACAGGGCCCCAGGAGACATTGCAAGCAGCCGGGCCCACCTCCCACAACCTGCTCCTACAG GTCCTCCTGCAGGAGCCCAACCCCGGCATCGAGTTTGAGTTCTGGCTCCCTCAGGAGCGCTACAGCCCCTTCCAGGCTCGGGTGCAGGCCCTGGGCTGGCCCCTGCGACAGCCGCagccccgggaggtggagcctcAGCCCCCCGCAGCCCCTGCTGTCATCCCTGCACGGACCCCAACCCTGGCCCCAG GCCCGAGTGCTGGGCCGCCACCGCCAGGCCCAGGAGACCCGCTACGAGGTACGCATACAGCTGGTCTACAAGAACCGCTCGCCACTGCGGGCCCGCGAGTACGTGTGGGCGCCAGGCCACTGCCCCTGCCCGATGCTGGCACCCCACCGGGACTACCTGCTGGCTGTCCAGCGCCTCGTGAGCCCCAACGGCACACAGGACCGGCTGCTGCTGCCCCATGCCGGCTACGCCCGGCCCTGGAGCCCCGCGGAGGACAGCCGCGTACGCCTGACTGCCCGACGCTGTCCTATCTGAGCCCCCGCAGGAGCCCTGGCCACACACAGCAAGAAAGATACATCTGA
- the ADAMTSL5 gene encoding ADAMTS-like protein 5 isoform X7, with protein sequence MSTASASCQTAPQELCPSETYSVPCTMAALSWAPRRPTSGCPSMGNWRKPAVIPPSQRPTGASPGSVPGRVHQPDSGKWEPKGAGEEEWKSGLSDSPNQCDLNCLAEGHAFYHSFGRVLDGTACSPGAQGVCVAGRCLSPGCDGLLGSGALEDRCGRCGGANDSCLFVQRVFRDAGAFAGYWNVTLIPEGARHIRVAHRSRNHLALMGGDGRYVLNGDWAVSPPGTYEAAGTHVVYTRDTGPQETLQAAGPTSHNLLLQVLLQEPNPGIEFEFWLPQERYSPFQARVQALGWPLRQPQPREVEPQPPAAPAVIPARTPTLAPDPCPPCPDTRGRAHRLLHYCGSDFVFQARVLGRHRQAQETRYEVRIQLVYKNRSPLRAREYVWAPGHCPCPMLAPHRDYLLAVQRLVSPNGTQDRLLLPHAGYARPWSPAEDSRVRLTARRCPI encoded by the exons ATGAGTACCGCCTCTGCCAGTTGCCA GACTGCCCCCCAGGAGCTGTGCCCTTCCGAGACCTACAGTGTGCCCTGTACAATGGCCGCCCTGTCCTGGGCACCCAGAAGACCTACCAGTGGGTGCCCTTCCATGGGG aaTTGGAGGAAACCTGCTGTGATCCCACCCTCGCAGAGGCCCACTGGGGCCAGCCCAGGATCCGTTCCAGGCAGGGTCCACCAGCCAGATTCAGGGAAATGGGAGCCAAAaggagctggagaggaggagTGGAAATCAGGGCTGTCAGACT CGCCCAACCAGTGTGACCTCAACTGCCTGGCTGAGGGGCACGCCTTCTACCACAGCTTCGGCCGCGTCCTGGATGGCACCGCCTGCAGCCCGGGTGCCCAGGGGGTCTGCGTGGCTGGACGCTGCCTT AGCCCCGGCTGTGATGGGTTGCTGGGCTCGGGTGCCCTGGAGGACCGCTGCGGCCGCTGTGGAGGCGCCAACGACTCGTGCCTTTTCGTGCAGCGCGTGTTTCGTGACGCCG GTGCCTTCGCTGGGTACTGGAACGTGACCCTGATCCCCGAGGGCGCCAGACACATCCGCGTGGCGCACCGGAGTCGCAACCACCTGG CGCTGATGGGGGGCGATGGGCGCTACGTGCTTAACGGGGACTGGGCAGTCAGCCCGCCAGGGACCTATGAGGCAGCTGGCACCCATGTGGTCTACACCCGCGACACAGGGCCCCAGGAGACATTGCAAGCAGCCGGGCCCACCTCCCACAACCTGCTCCTACAG GTCCTCCTGCAGGAGCCCAACCCCGGCATCGAGTTTGAGTTCTGGCTCCCTCAGGAGCGCTACAGCCCCTTCCAGGCTCGGGTGCAGGCCCTGGGCTGGCCCCTGCGACAGCCGCagccccgggaggtggagcctcAGCCCCCCGCAGCCCCTGCTGTCATCCCTGCACGGACCCCAACCCTGGCCCCAG ACCCCTGCCCACCCTGCCCTGACACCCGAGGCCGCGCCCACCGACTGCTCCACTATTGCGGTAGTGACTTTG TGTTCCAGGCCCGAGTGCTGGGCCGCCACCGCCAGGCCCAGGAGACCCGCTACGAGGTACGCATACAGCTGGTCTACAAGAACCGCTCGCCACTGCGGGCCCGCGAGTACGTGTGGGCGCCAGGCCACTGCCCCTGCCCGATGCTGGCACCCCACCGGGACTACCTGCTGGCTGTCCAGCGCCTCGTGAGCCCCAACGGCACACAGGACCGGCTGCTGCTGCCCCATGCCGGCTACGCCCGGCCCTGGAGCCCCGCGGAGGACAGCCGCGTACGCCTGACTGCCCGACGCTGTCCTATCTGA
- the ADAMTSL5 gene encoding ADAMTS-like protein 5 isoform X9, with the protein MSTASASCQTAPQELCPSETYSVPCTMAALSWAPRRPTSGCPSMGSPGCDGLLGSGALEDRCGRCGGANDSCLFVQRVFRDAGAFAGYWNVTLIPEGARHIRVAHRSRNHLALMGGDGRYVLNGDWAVSPPGTYEAAGTHVVYTRDTGPQETLQAAGPTSHNLLLQVLLQEPNPGIEFEFWLPQERYSPFQARVQALGWPLRQPQPREVEPQPPAAPAVIPARTPTLAPVFQARVLGRHRQAQETRYEVRIQLVYKNRSPLRAREYVWAPGHCPCPMLAPHRDYLLAVQRLVSPNGTQDRLLLPHAGYARPWSPAEDSRVRLTARRCPI; encoded by the exons ATGAGTACCGCCTCTGCCAGTTGCCA GACTGCCCCCCAGGAGCTGTGCCCTTCCGAGACCTACAGTGTGCCCTGTACAATGGCCGCCCTGTCCTGGGCACCCAGAAGACCTACCAGTGGGTGCCCTTCCATGGGG AGCCCCGGCTGTGATGGGTTGCTGGGCTCGGGTGCCCTGGAGGACCGCTGCGGCCGCTGTGGAGGCGCCAACGACTCGTGCCTTTTCGTGCAGCGCGTGTTTCGTGACGCCG GTGCCTTCGCTGGGTACTGGAACGTGACCCTGATCCCCGAGGGCGCCAGACACATCCGCGTGGCGCACCGGAGTCGCAACCACCTGG CGCTGATGGGGGGCGATGGGCGCTACGTGCTTAACGGGGACTGGGCAGTCAGCCCGCCAGGGACCTATGAGGCAGCTGGCACCCATGTGGTCTACACCCGCGACACAGGGCCCCAGGAGACATTGCAAGCAGCCGGGCCCACCTCCCACAACCTGCTCCTACAG GTCCTCCTGCAGGAGCCCAACCCCGGCATCGAGTTTGAGTTCTGGCTCCCTCAGGAGCGCTACAGCCCCTTCCAGGCTCGGGTGCAGGCCCTGGGCTGGCCCCTGCGACAGCCGCagccccgggaggtggagcctcAGCCCCCCGCAGCCCCTGCTGTCATCCCTGCACGGACCCCAACCCTGGCCCCAG TGTTCCAGGCCCGAGTGCTGGGCCGCCACCGCCAGGCCCAGGAGACCCGCTACGAGGTACGCATACAGCTGGTCTACAAGAACCGCTCGCCACTGCGGGCCCGCGAGTACGTGTGGGCGCCAGGCCACTGCCCCTGCCCGATGCTGGCACCCCACCGGGACTACCTGCTGGCTGTCCAGCGCCTCGTGAGCCCCAACGGCACACAGGACCGGCTGCTGCTGCCCCATGCCGGCTACGCCCGGCCCTGGAGCCCCGCGGAGGACAGCCGCGTACGCCTGACTGCCCGACGCTGTCCTATCTGA
- the ADAMTSL5 gene encoding ADAMTS-like protein 5 isoform X8 encodes MSTASASCQTAPQELCPSETYSVPCTMAALSWAPRRPTSGCPSMGSPGCDGLLGSGALEDRCGRCGGANDSCLFVQRVFRDAGAFAGYWNVTLIPEGARHIRVAHRSRNHLALMGGDGRYVLNGDWAVSPPGTYEAAGTHVVYTRDTGPQETLQAAGPTSHNLLLQVLLQEPNPGIEFEFWLPQERYSPFQARVQALGWPLRQPQPREVEPQPPAAPAVIPARTPTLAPDPCPPCPDTRGRAHRLLHYCGSDFVFQARVLGRHRQAQETRYEVRIQLVYKNRSPLRAREYVWAPGHCPCPMLAPHRDYLLAVQRLVSPNGTQDRLLLPHAGYARPWSPAEDSRVRLTARRCPI; translated from the exons ATGAGTACCGCCTCTGCCAGTTGCCA GACTGCCCCCCAGGAGCTGTGCCCTTCCGAGACCTACAGTGTGCCCTGTACAATGGCCGCCCTGTCCTGGGCACCCAGAAGACCTACCAGTGGGTGCCCTTCCATGGGG AGCCCCGGCTGTGATGGGTTGCTGGGCTCGGGTGCCCTGGAGGACCGCTGCGGCCGCTGTGGAGGCGCCAACGACTCGTGCCTTTTCGTGCAGCGCGTGTTTCGTGACGCCG GTGCCTTCGCTGGGTACTGGAACGTGACCCTGATCCCCGAGGGCGCCAGACACATCCGCGTGGCGCACCGGAGTCGCAACCACCTGG CGCTGATGGGGGGCGATGGGCGCTACGTGCTTAACGGGGACTGGGCAGTCAGCCCGCCAGGGACCTATGAGGCAGCTGGCACCCATGTGGTCTACACCCGCGACACAGGGCCCCAGGAGACATTGCAAGCAGCCGGGCCCACCTCCCACAACCTGCTCCTACAG GTCCTCCTGCAGGAGCCCAACCCCGGCATCGAGTTTGAGTTCTGGCTCCCTCAGGAGCGCTACAGCCCCTTCCAGGCTCGGGTGCAGGCCCTGGGCTGGCCCCTGCGACAGCCGCagccccgggaggtggagcctcAGCCCCCCGCAGCCCCTGCTGTCATCCCTGCACGGACCCCAACCCTGGCCCCAG ACCCCTGCCCACCCTGCCCTGACACCCGAGGCCGCGCCCACCGACTGCTCCACTATTGCGGTAGTGACTTTG TGTTCCAGGCCCGAGTGCTGGGCCGCCACCGCCAGGCCCAGGAGACCCGCTACGAGGTACGCATACAGCTGGTCTACAAGAACCGCTCGCCACTGCGGGCCCGCGAGTACGTGTGGGCGCCAGGCCACTGCCCCTGCCCGATGCTGGCACCCCACCGGGACTACCTGCTGGCTGTCCAGCGCCTCGTGAGCCCCAACGGCACACAGGACCGGCTGCTGCTGCCCCATGCCGGCTACGCCCGGCCCTGGAGCCCCGCGGAGGACAGCCGCGTACGCCTGACTGCCCGACGCTGTCCTATCTGA
- the ADAMTSL5 gene encoding ADAMTS-like protein 5 isoform X5, which translates to MGKLRPGRVEWLASGHTERPRLFQNLLLLLWALLNCGLGVSAQGPGEWTPWVSWTRCSSSCGRGISVRSRRCLRLPGEDPCWGDSHEYRLCQLPDCPPGAVPFRDLQCALYNGRPVLGTQKTYQWVPFHGAPNQCDLNCLAEGHAFYHSFGRVLDGTACSPGAQGVCVAGRCLSPGCDGLLGSGALEDRCGRCGGANDSCLFVQRVFRDAGAFAGYWNVTLIPEGARHIRVAHRSRNHLALMGGDGRYVLNGDWAVSPPGTYEAAGTHVVYTRDTGPQETLQAAGPTSHNLLLQVLLQEPNPGIEFEFWLPQERYSPFQARVQALGWPLRQPQPREVEPQPPAAPAVIPARTPTLAPVFQARVLGRHRQAQETRYEVRIQLVYKNRSPLRAREYVWAPGHCPCPMLAPHRDYLLAVQRLVSPNGTQDRLLLPHAGYARPWSPAEDSRVRLTARRCPI; encoded by the exons atgggaaaactgaggcctgggaGAGTGGAGTGGCTGGCCTCAGGCCACACGGAAAG GCCCCGCCTCTTCCAGAACCTCCTGCTCCTCCTGTGGGCCCTGCTGAACTGCGGTTTGGGGGTCAGTGCTCAG GGTCCGGGTGAGTGGACCCCATGGGTGTCCTGGACCCGCTGCTCCAGCTCCTGCGGGCGTGGCATCTCCGTGCGCAGCCGGCGCTGCCTCCG GCTTCCTGGGGAAGACCCGTGCTGGGGAGACTCCCATGAGTACCGCCTCTGCCAGTTGCCA GACTGCCCCCCAGGAGCTGTGCCCTTCCGAGACCTACAGTGTGCCCTGTACAATGGCCGCCCTGTCCTGGGCACCCAGAAGACCTACCAGTGGGTGCCCTTCCATGGGG CGCCCAACCAGTGTGACCTCAACTGCCTGGCTGAGGGGCACGCCTTCTACCACAGCTTCGGCCGCGTCCTGGATGGCACCGCCTGCAGCCCGGGTGCCCAGGGGGTCTGCGTGGCTGGACGCTGCCTT AGCCCCGGCTGTGATGGGTTGCTGGGCTCGGGTGCCCTGGAGGACCGCTGCGGCCGCTGTGGAGGCGCCAACGACTCGTGCCTTTTCGTGCAGCGCGTGTTTCGTGACGCCG GTGCCTTCGCTGGGTACTGGAACGTGACCCTGATCCCCGAGGGCGCCAGACACATCCGCGTGGCGCACCGGAGTCGCAACCACCTGG CGCTGATGGGGGGCGATGGGCGCTACGTGCTTAACGGGGACTGGGCAGTCAGCCCGCCAGGGACCTATGAGGCAGCTGGCACCCATGTGGTCTACACCCGCGACACAGGGCCCCAGGAGACATTGCAAGCAGCCGGGCCCACCTCCCACAACCTGCTCCTACAG GTCCTCCTGCAGGAGCCCAACCCCGGCATCGAGTTTGAGTTCTGGCTCCCTCAGGAGCGCTACAGCCCCTTCCAGGCTCGGGTGCAGGCCCTGGGCTGGCCCCTGCGACAGCCGCagccccgggaggtggagcctcAGCCCCCCGCAGCCCCTGCTGTCATCCCTGCACGGACCCCAACCCTGGCCCCAG TGTTCCAGGCCCGAGTGCTGGGCCGCCACCGCCAGGCCCAGGAGACCCGCTACGAGGTACGCATACAGCTGGTCTACAAGAACCGCTCGCCACTGCGGGCCCGCGAGTACGTGTGGGCGCCAGGCCACTGCCCCTGCCCGATGCTGGCACCCCACCGGGACTACCTGCTGGCTGTCCAGCGCCTCGTGAGCCCCAACGGCACACAGGACCGGCTGCTGCTGCCCCATGCCGGCTACGCCCGGCCCTGGAGCCCCGCGGAGGACAGCCGCGTACGCCTGACTGCCCGACGCTGTCCTATCTGA
- the ADAMTSL5 gene encoding ADAMTS-like protein 5 isoform X4 has product MDPAPLFPRPRLFQNLLLLLWALLNCGLGVSAQGPGEWTPWVSWTRCSSSCGRGISVRSRRCLRLPGEDPCWGDSHEYRLCQLPDCPPGAVPFRDLQCALYNGRPVLGTQKTYQWVPFHGAPNQCDLNCLAEGHAFYHSFGRVLDGTACSPGAQGVCVAGRCLSPGCDGLLGSGALEDRCGRCGGANDSCLFVQRVFRDAGAFAGYWNVTLIPEGARHIRVAHRSRNHLALMGGDGRYVLNGDWAVSPPGTYEAAGTHVVYTRDTGPQETLQAAGPTSHNLLLQVLLQEPNPGIEFEFWLPQERYSPFQARVQALGWPLRQPQPREVEPQPPAAPAVIPARTPTLAPGPSAGPPPPGPGDPLRGTHTAGLQEPLATAGPRVRVGARPLPLPDAGTPPGLPAGCPAPREPQRHTGPAAAAPCRLRPALEPRGGQPRTPDCPTLSYLSPRRSPGHTQQERYI; this is encoded by the exons ATGGATCCAGCCCCTCTGTTCCCCAGGCCCCGCCTCTTCCAGAACCTCCTGCTCCTCCTGTGGGCCCTGCTGAACTGCGGTTTGGGGGTCAGTGCTCAG GGTCCGGGTGAGTGGACCCCATGGGTGTCCTGGACCCGCTGCTCCAGCTCCTGCGGGCGTGGCATCTCCGTGCGCAGCCGGCGCTGCCTCCG GCTTCCTGGGGAAGACCCGTGCTGGGGAGACTCCCATGAGTACCGCCTCTGCCAGTTGCCA GACTGCCCCCCAGGAGCTGTGCCCTTCCGAGACCTACAGTGTGCCCTGTACAATGGCCGCCCTGTCCTGGGCACCCAGAAGACCTACCAGTGGGTGCCCTTCCATGGGG CGCCCAACCAGTGTGACCTCAACTGCCTGGCTGAGGGGCACGCCTTCTACCACAGCTTCGGCCGCGTCCTGGATGGCACCGCCTGCAGCCCGGGTGCCCAGGGGGTCTGCGTGGCTGGACGCTGCCTT AGCCCCGGCTGTGATGGGTTGCTGGGCTCGGGTGCCCTGGAGGACCGCTGCGGCCGCTGTGGAGGCGCCAACGACTCGTGCCTTTTCGTGCAGCGCGTGTTTCGTGACGCCG GTGCCTTCGCTGGGTACTGGAACGTGACCCTGATCCCCGAGGGCGCCAGACACATCCGCGTGGCGCACCGGAGTCGCAACCACCTGG CGCTGATGGGGGGCGATGGGCGCTACGTGCTTAACGGGGACTGGGCAGTCAGCCCGCCAGGGACCTATGAGGCAGCTGGCACCCATGTGGTCTACACCCGCGACACAGGGCCCCAGGAGACATTGCAAGCAGCCGGGCCCACCTCCCACAACCTGCTCCTACAG GTCCTCCTGCAGGAGCCCAACCCCGGCATCGAGTTTGAGTTCTGGCTCCCTCAGGAGCGCTACAGCCCCTTCCAGGCTCGGGTGCAGGCCCTGGGCTGGCCCCTGCGACAGCCGCagccccgggaggtggagcctcAGCCCCCCGCAGCCCCTGCTGTCATCCCTGCACGGACCCCAACCCTGGCCCCAG GCCCGAGTGCTGGGCCGCCACCGCCAGGCCCAGGAGACCCGCTACGAGGTACGCATACAGCTGGTCTACAAGAACCGCTCGCCACTGCGGGCCCGCGAGTACGTGTGGGCGCCAGGCCACTGCCCCTGCCCGATGCTGGCACCCCACCGGGACTACCTGCTGGCTGTCCAGCGCCTCGTGAGCCCCAACGGCACACAGGACCGGCTGCTGCTGCCCCATGCCGGCTACGCCCGGCCCTGGAGCCCCGCGGAGGACAGCCGCGTACGCCTGACTGCCCGACGCTGTCCTATCTGAGCCCCCGCAGGAGCCCTGGCCACACACAGCAAGAAAGATACATCTGA
- the ADAMTSL5 gene encoding ADAMTS-like protein 5 isoform X1: MGKLRPGRVEWLASGHTERPRLFQNLLLLLWALLNCGLGVSAQGPGEWTPWVSWTRCSSSCGRGISVRSRRCLRLPGEDPCWGDSHEYRLCQLPDCPPGAVPFRDLQCALYNGRPVLGTQKTYQWVPFHGAPNQCDLNCLAEGHAFYHSFGRVLDGTACSPGAQGVCVAGRCLSPGCDGLLGSGALEDRCGRCGGANDSCLFVQRVFRDAGAFAGYWNVTLIPEGARHIRVAHRSRNHLALMGGDGRYVLNGDWAVSPPGTYEAAGTHVVYTRDTGPQETLQAAGPTSHNLLLQVLLQEPNPGIEFEFWLPQERYSPFQARVQALGWPLRQPQPREVEPQPPAAPAVIPARTPTLAPDPCPPCPDTRGRAHRLLHYCGSDFVFQARVLGRHRQAQETRYEVRIQLVYKNRSPLRAREYVWAPGHCPCPMLAPHRDYLLAVQRLVSPNGTQDRLLLPHAGYARPWSPAEDSRVRLTARRCPI, from the exons atgggaaaactgaggcctgggaGAGTGGAGTGGCTGGCCTCAGGCCACACGGAAAG GCCCCGCCTCTTCCAGAACCTCCTGCTCCTCCTGTGGGCCCTGCTGAACTGCGGTTTGGGGGTCAGTGCTCAG GGTCCGGGTGAGTGGACCCCATGGGTGTCCTGGACCCGCTGCTCCAGCTCCTGCGGGCGTGGCATCTCCGTGCGCAGCCGGCGCTGCCTCCG GCTTCCTGGGGAAGACCCGTGCTGGGGAGACTCCCATGAGTACCGCCTCTGCCAGTTGCCA GACTGCCCCCCAGGAGCTGTGCCCTTCCGAGACCTACAGTGTGCCCTGTACAATGGCCGCCCTGTCCTGGGCACCCAGAAGACCTACCAGTGGGTGCCCTTCCATGGGG CGCCCAACCAGTGTGACCTCAACTGCCTGGCTGAGGGGCACGCCTTCTACCACAGCTTCGGCCGCGTCCTGGATGGCACCGCCTGCAGCCCGGGTGCCCAGGGGGTCTGCGTGGCTGGACGCTGCCTT AGCCCCGGCTGTGATGGGTTGCTGGGCTCGGGTGCCCTGGAGGACCGCTGCGGCCGCTGTGGAGGCGCCAACGACTCGTGCCTTTTCGTGCAGCGCGTGTTTCGTGACGCCG GTGCCTTCGCTGGGTACTGGAACGTGACCCTGATCCCCGAGGGCGCCAGACACATCCGCGTGGCGCACCGGAGTCGCAACCACCTGG CGCTGATGGGGGGCGATGGGCGCTACGTGCTTAACGGGGACTGGGCAGTCAGCCCGCCAGGGACCTATGAGGCAGCTGGCACCCATGTGGTCTACACCCGCGACACAGGGCCCCAGGAGACATTGCAAGCAGCCGGGCCCACCTCCCACAACCTGCTCCTACAG GTCCTCCTGCAGGAGCCCAACCCCGGCATCGAGTTTGAGTTCTGGCTCCCTCAGGAGCGCTACAGCCCCTTCCAGGCTCGGGTGCAGGCCCTGGGCTGGCCCCTGCGACAGCCGCagccccgggaggtggagcctcAGCCCCCCGCAGCCCCTGCTGTCATCCCTGCACGGACCCCAACCCTGGCCCCAG ACCCCTGCCCACCCTGCCCTGACACCCGAGGCCGCGCCCACCGACTGCTCCACTATTGCGGTAGTGACTTTG TGTTCCAGGCCCGAGTGCTGGGCCGCCACCGCCAGGCCCAGGAGACCCGCTACGAGGTACGCATACAGCTGGTCTACAAGAACCGCTCGCCACTGCGGGCCCGCGAGTACGTGTGGGCGCCAGGCCACTGCCCCTGCCCGATGCTGGCACCCCACCGGGACTACCTGCTGGCTGTCCAGCGCCTCGTGAGCCCCAACGGCACACAGGACCGGCTGCTGCTGCCCCATGCCGGCTACGCCCGGCCCTGGAGCCCCGCGGAGGACAGCCGCGTACGCCTGACTGCCCGACGCTGTCCTATCTGA
- the ADAMTSL5 gene encoding ADAMTS-like protein 5 isoform X6 encodes MDPAPLFPRPRLFQNLLLLLWALLNCGLGVSAQGPGEWTPWVSWTRCSSSCGRGISVRSRRCLRLPGEDPCWGDSHEYRLCQLPDCPPGAVPFRDLQCALYNGRPVLGTQKTYQWVPFHGAPNQCDLNCLAEGHAFYHSFGRVLDGTACSPGAQGVCVAGRCLSPGCDGLLGSGALEDRCGRCGGANDSCLFVQRVFRDAGAFAGYWNVTLIPEGARHIRVAHRSRNHLALMGGDGRYVLNGDWAVSPPGTYEAAGTHVVYTRDTGPQETLQAAGPTSHNLLLQVLLQEPNPGIEFEFWLPQERYSPFQARVQALGWPLRQPQPREVEPQPPAAPAVIPARTPTLAPVFQARVLGRHRQAQETRYEVRIQLVYKNRSPLRAREYVWAPGHCPCPMLAPHRDYLLAVQRLVSPNGTQDRLLLPHAGYARPWSPAEDSRVRLTARRCPI; translated from the exons ATGGATCCAGCCCCTCTGTTCCCCAGGCCCCGCCTCTTCCAGAACCTCCTGCTCCTCCTGTGGGCCCTGCTGAACTGCGGTTTGGGGGTCAGTGCTCAG GGTCCGGGTGAGTGGACCCCATGGGTGTCCTGGACCCGCTGCTCCAGCTCCTGCGGGCGTGGCATCTCCGTGCGCAGCCGGCGCTGCCTCCG GCTTCCTGGGGAAGACCCGTGCTGGGGAGACTCCCATGAGTACCGCCTCTGCCAGTTGCCA GACTGCCCCCCAGGAGCTGTGCCCTTCCGAGACCTACAGTGTGCCCTGTACAATGGCCGCCCTGTCCTGGGCACCCAGAAGACCTACCAGTGGGTGCCCTTCCATGGGG CGCCCAACCAGTGTGACCTCAACTGCCTGGCTGAGGGGCACGCCTTCTACCACAGCTTCGGCCGCGTCCTGGATGGCACCGCCTGCAGCCCGGGTGCCCAGGGGGTCTGCGTGGCTGGACGCTGCCTT AGCCCCGGCTGTGATGGGTTGCTGGGCTCGGGTGCCCTGGAGGACCGCTGCGGCCGCTGTGGAGGCGCCAACGACTCGTGCCTTTTCGTGCAGCGCGTGTTTCGTGACGCCG GTGCCTTCGCTGGGTACTGGAACGTGACCCTGATCCCCGAGGGCGCCAGACACATCCGCGTGGCGCACCGGAGTCGCAACCACCTGG CGCTGATGGGGGGCGATGGGCGCTACGTGCTTAACGGGGACTGGGCAGTCAGCCCGCCAGGGACCTATGAGGCAGCTGGCACCCATGTGGTCTACACCCGCGACACAGGGCCCCAGGAGACATTGCAAGCAGCCGGGCCCACCTCCCACAACCTGCTCCTACAG GTCCTCCTGCAGGAGCCCAACCCCGGCATCGAGTTTGAGTTCTGGCTCCCTCAGGAGCGCTACAGCCCCTTCCAGGCTCGGGTGCAGGCCCTGGGCTGGCCCCTGCGACAGCCGCagccccgggaggtggagcctcAGCCCCCCGCAGCCCCTGCTGTCATCCCTGCACGGACCCCAACCCTGGCCCCAG TGTTCCAGGCCCGAGTGCTGGGCCGCCACCGCCAGGCCCAGGAGACCCGCTACGAGGTACGCATACAGCTGGTCTACAAGAACCGCTCGCCACTGCGGGCCCGCGAGTACGTGTGGGCGCCAGGCCACTGCCCCTGCCCGATGCTGGCACCCCACCGGGACTACCTGCTGGCTGTCCAGCGCCTCGTGAGCCCCAACGGCACACAGGACCGGCTGCTGCTGCCCCATGCCGGCTACGCCCGGCCCTGGAGCCCCGCGGAGGACAGCCGCGTACGCCTGACTGCCCGACGCTGTCCTATCTGA